tatattttctataaaataattcatttaaaaatgaatttttaataaatttcttaatattttctaagcttaaattttatttttcagatccAGACACTGGAAATGACGACGGAGATGATATAGGTAAATAAAATCTCTATAACttaccaaaaaattcaaattttctaataaaatttttactaaaccttcaattcttaatttaatataattttttatagaaaaatatttttttccagaCGTAGAAGTTCCAGTAAAAAGCCCCGGAACACAAGAAGAAGAGACGATAAAAGAAGATGTAGTACCGAGATTAAGTAATATGCCCAAGGAAGACGATGACTCACATTTCTTCGGGTACTTTTCAATATTAGGACTCATTTGTGCTATGGGTGGATGTGTGCTTTATCATCATAAGCAAAaggtaattttcaattaaattcaatgtcaattagttggaaaaaaaaaaaaaaaaaaaaaaagatttttttttttatttctttgatttttatttaaagaagaaatcaaTTTCTacataatctaaaaaaaaaaagtgaaagttgattaattttgaatcttttaattttgtgaaataaattttagctttaaaaaattgaaaaaaacttttcaacaAACTaaatcaaaagtaaaaaataagaatgaagtatttataaaaaaaaaaattgatttttttataaaaaaaaagtatggggtgcttaataaaattttttaaaagtggaattattccaaaaataaGTAAAGAATGCAcctaacactttttttttacaacaaaatcaatttttttaaatcttttaattcttattttataatttttggttTAGTTTACTGTTGAAACATTTGTTcagtcttttaaaaataatttaattaaaaaatttttttgtatttaattaaaaattaggagCGTTAGATTGTgatattttacataattaaaattagagcCGTATTTCGATACTGCCATTTTAATACATCGTATCccacaaaatttgacaaattgactttttttgaaaaaatggaattataacaatattatgcaagtcatattaaaaattttaaggtcaaatagtttaataactatttttaaataaatattttcatctgtCGAATCCCATATAACcaatgttaaaaatgaatcGTTTTTACCGTCTgctgtaaaattttcttaatgttGGGATACGACGTATTAGAATGGCAGTATTGAATCTACTGTAATTATATGgatgatttatttttgagcTGTAAAATTATTCGATTTTCTTGtctctaaattaaaattatttaaatcgagttaaatttatttaaatcacgAAAATTTgttagctcaagaatttttctatttaagacaagatgaagtttttaaaaattatttctttggatgaagaatttttttgtcgagtcaatttttttttcagtttaaagAAATACAGAtcgagttaaaaataaaatttaaaaataattttttatttaataaaatttattgaccaAAGTAATGGATAAATTTCAGGTCCTGGCGATTTTATTAGAAGGAAGAAGATCGCGGGGAGGTAGAGGAAGAAGGCGACCAAGTACCGCGAATTACCGTAAGCTTGACTGCACTCTAGAAGAAGCTGTCACCTCGCAATGCAGCTCAAACGCCAccaatgttatttattaattattgcaacaactcattaaaaaattattataaatttttcaattttattttttcgctGAAATTATTTCCACGTTTGAGCACTTAGTGTTTAATgcgcaattaaaaaaaataaattatactaaaaattagcagacatttaaaatttttaaattatttgacaatcttttttttttgtttttttttaatttttgatatgaaatttttttttttattttcttccataatttgatttgttaaaaataaaaaattatatgtctgttaatttcagttttattaattataaattataattaaaagtgtcttgtatttacaaaaatatttgaatatattttatcttttttatcttaaattaataaatctgtaaatactttaaatatttctgtaAACGAATTAATTagattgataattataagtgtgtaaaaataaaatactttttgcGATAAGAGAAAAGtattgttaactataaatataaGATTACTTTCAAAGTCGATTTACTTttaatcgatttttatttatcgcctcataaaaattgtacagccgtttaattttaaaaattaatcaatcattttccattctttatttatagttatgagttttgataataattcatttattatttttaaaattcaatcattttttttttaggtttttacatttattagtttttatctatttaaacAGTAAACTGCATCTTTCGTATGACTTCTCAGCCATATCAAGTAGtctgttattttaacatacaCACCGGGTACACCTGGTTGCGCGCATCCTATTCCCCAGGATACGAttcctattaaaaaaaaaatttttattacaattttttcataaagaattttcattgaaaaatatttatagagatcttatattcaaattttttcatctaaaatttttttataaaaatcttatcaaattttttcttcaaaaatttttaatagaatatttttgtcaataattttatcataaagtatttttattcaaatttttgattaaaatatttgcataaaaatctcaaattttttcataaaaatttcaccaaatttattcatcaaaagtttttatcagaatatttttgttaagcattttttataaaaatcaaatagtcaaatatttttatcaaaatattttcttaaacaaaaaataattaccaataaGTTCATATCTTCCATTGGCTCTCTCATACAGCAACGGACCGCCACTATCACCCttaaaaaccaaattttcattttcattttatttttgcaatacacatatatttaaaattaatttacaaactaaaaaaagtaaatatcaatcagaaatatattttcaaagtcATTGAGAccctttttttcaaaatcattaaaattttatgtttttataaacaattaaaggCTAAAATTTCTATCGAAAATCGGTTGTATTGTTTGTCAAACGCCATTTTGTCGGAAGTATATATCTTCATAACTGCGACCATTAATctctatataatattttttatatagacggaatttttttttacattcatttttgtattaattaattgaagagtTTCTTCAGatgcaaagaaaaaaaatttacttgaatcaagtaaataattttgaagaacttcatcttcttgatttgaggagaaaaattcttaaactaagaaatttttcttggcctaagtaaattttatttgattaaagaatttttcgtcttgattcaagactgaaacttttcaaaattattttcttggttcaaaaatttttctcttgattcaatttaattttttttctgcatgaaatcatcaaaaactaacctagaaaatataaaacaaatttaccTGACAAGCATCGGTATTGTCATTGTAAGCGCAGAGCATAGATGTTGTCAGGTGATCGCCAAAAGAAGTGTTGGTGCAAATGTCAAAGGGCATAACTTTGAGAGTCGCTTGTCTCAAGTATCGTGAAGCTCCACCATTTACTGTAACGCGCCCCCAACCGGCAACTTTAACCAAGTGCCCAGAGTAGTCGGATcctgattaattattaataattaatactcaatgttttaatttttatttagtttaaattgaagTCGGTACCTCCCATCGGAAGACATATAGGCTGGATTGTATCGCTAAAACGTACAGGACGAAGAAGTTCTAGTAGCGCGATGTCGTTAGTGTCGTGCAAGTAATCGCTTTCGAAGTCTTCATGGAGAATTACACGCTCGATCGGTATCACGTAGCCCTCGGAAGCCGATTTTAGATCGTGCATTCCCAAACCGACGTCCAAACCTCGGTGGTCGATCCTtggaaaaagtttaaattgaaattctgGGTTAAAATTGGGGATACAAAAAGCGGGAGCAAGGAAATTTATATCGCAATTTTTGGGTTTGGGATTGAAGATaaaacacagaaaaaaaagttcacttgaaccaagaaaatatttttcttcctaattattttgttgagcgaaaaaaaaatttttttttgacacaagaaatttaacttattccaactaaattaattctctcgttttaagaaatacgtatgttgatccaagaaaatttatttgtcaagaaaatcttcttgttttgagaaag
The sequence above is drawn from the Cotesia glomerata isolate CgM1 linkage group LG4, MPM_Cglom_v2.3, whole genome shotgun sequence genome and encodes:
- the LOC123263265 gene encoding trypsin-1-like; the protein is MKLRMLNCCLGDITRILFLAGFVLMIDEISCRKTYPKVNPNCECGWSGEGLSNRIVGGSITVPHMFPWIAAIFYKGALHCGGALINDRYVLTAGHCIKWIDHRGLDVGLGMHDLKSASEGYVIPIERVILHEDFESDYLHDTNDIALLELLRPVRFSDTIQPICLPMGGSDYSGHLVKVAGWGRVTVNGGASRYLRQATLKVMPFDICTNTSFGDHLTTSMLCAYNDNTDACQGDSGGPLLYERANGRYELIGIVSWGIGCAQPGVPGVYVKITDYLIWLRSHTKDAVYCLNR